The Streptomyces sp. HSG2 genome has a segment encoding these proteins:
- a CDS encoding cold-shock protein has protein sequence MAQGTVKWFNAEKGFGFIEQDGGGPDVFAHYSNIATQGFRELLEGQRVSFDVTQGQKGLQAENIVPA, from the coding sequence ATGGCACAGGGAACCGTGAAGTGGTTCAACGCCGAAAAGGGTTTCGGCTTCATCGAGCAGGACGGCGGCGGCCCGGACGTCTTCGCCCACTACTCGAACATCGCGACCCAGGGGTTCCGTGAGCTCCTGGAGGGTCAGCGCGTCTCCTTCGACGTCACGCAGGGCCAGAAGGGCCTGCAGGCGGAGAACATCGTCCCCGCCTGA
- a CDS encoding DUF1996 domain-containing protein, with product MGRNTRKRRTPLATKAIAASAALAVGGGGLVWANFYASAHEKKSDQDQIKTVAAQVATLDCPDVGQQISGVPERARGEVDRELATLDEQITTAYKRLASTRKAQEQDGQYVQNSILKPLKDRRKAVIDRIQQRIDSAGGDADESMDELAGCEGLPADEVQLTRGRGRGDDRGGRGDRDRGDGQDQGDAQDQGDGQDQGDGADPGDVGDIDDNGNGAAGPFAADFVDITTVEPNVPPANGNGLKADGDTGSQGSFTTFCGVNENDLFNSDNLVVAPGVDNGAHHTHDYVGNQGNTAFASDEDLEAADTTCRNTADKSTYYWPVLRLQDGTDEFDADDLGGGAEGNVGRILKADEAEIRFVGNKAGDVVAMPKFLRVITGDAKAFTNGDANANASLSCTGFEDRQLTDLYPICPEGSKLVRTANFQSCWDGQNIDSANHRDHVDFVQADGSCANGFQAIPQLQIRLVYDVPAPVVEDGQVRSPFAVDGFPEQLHKPITDHNDFINVMDEDLMDRVVECVNSGRDCQ from the coding sequence ATGGGACGCAACACAAGAAAGCGCCGTACGCCGCTGGCCACGAAGGCCATCGCCGCGTCCGCGGCCCTCGCCGTCGGCGGGGGCGGGTTGGTCTGGGCCAACTTCTACGCCTCGGCGCACGAGAAGAAGTCCGACCAGGACCAGATCAAGACCGTCGCGGCCCAGGTCGCCACCCTCGACTGCCCCGACGTGGGGCAGCAGATCTCCGGTGTGCCCGAGCGGGCGCGCGGTGAGGTCGACCGCGAGCTGGCCACCCTGGACGAGCAGATCACCACCGCGTACAAGCGCCTCGCCTCCACCCGGAAGGCCCAGGAGCAGGACGGCCAGTACGTCCAGAACAGCATCCTCAAGCCGCTCAAGGACCGGCGGAAGGCGGTCATCGACCGAATCCAGCAGAGGATCGACAGCGCCGGAGGCGACGCCGACGAGAGCATGGACGAGCTGGCCGGCTGCGAGGGGCTGCCCGCCGACGAGGTCCAGCTCACCAGAGGCCGCGGCCGAGGCGACGACAGGGGGGGCCGGGGCGACCGCGACCGCGGCGACGGACAGGACCAGGGCGACGCGCAGGACCAAGGGGACGGGCAGGACCAGGGCGACGGCGCGGACCCGGGCGACGTCGGGGACATCGACGACAACGGCAACGGCGCCGCCGGCCCGTTCGCAGCGGACTTCGTGGACATCACCACCGTCGAGCCCAACGTGCCGCCGGCCAACGGCAACGGTCTCAAGGCGGACGGGGACACCGGAAGCCAGGGCAGTTTCACCACCTTCTGCGGCGTCAACGAGAACGACCTGTTCAACAGCGACAACCTGGTCGTGGCGCCCGGCGTCGACAACGGCGCCCACCACACCCACGACTACGTGGGCAACCAGGGCAACACCGCCTTCGCCAGCGACGAGGACCTGGAGGCCGCGGACACCACCTGCCGCAACACCGCCGACAAGTCCACCTACTACTGGCCGGTGCTGCGTCTCCAGGACGGCACCGACGAGTTCGACGCCGACGACCTCGGCGGCGGCGCGGAAGGCAACGTGGGTCGGATCCTGAAGGCCGACGAGGCCGAGATCCGTTTCGTCGGCAACAAGGCGGGCGACGTCGTCGCGATGCCGAAGTTCCTGCGGGTGATCACCGGCGACGCCAAGGCCTTCACCAACGGCGACGCCAACGCCAACGCCTCGCTCAGCTGCACCGGCTTCGAGGACCGACAGCTGACGGACCTCTACCCGATCTGTCCCGAGGGCAGCAAGCTGGTGCGCACCGCGAACTTCCAGAGCTGCTGGGACGGTCAGAACATCGACAGCGCCAACCACCGCGACCACGTGGACTTCGTGCAGGCTGACGGAAGCTGCGCCAACGGGTTCCAGGCCATCCCGCAGTTGCAGATCCGGCTGGTCTACGACGTTCCCGCCCCGGTCGTCGAGGACGGTCAGGTCCGCAGCCCCTTCGCCGTGGACGGTTTCCCGGAGCAGTTGCACAAGCCGATCACCGATCACAACGACTTCATCAACGTCATGGACGAGGACCTGATGGACCGGGTGGTCGAGTGCGTCAACAGCGGGAGGGACTGCCAGTGA
- the htpX gene encoding zinc metalloprotease HtpX, translated as MRSRFRSDRGLTMRMGLTLFLLGLLYVAFIALLIALLRSWVLVVVIAGVALWAQFWFSDRIALYAMRGRVVEREQYPELHALVDRLSAMADMPKPTVAVSDMDMPNAFATGRNADHAVVCVTSGLLRRLDPAELEGVLAHEMSHVAHRDVAVITVASFLGVIAGLIVRFAFYSQLFGGGRRDQNTVVVFAAVMGVSAAVYALSFLLIRALSRYRELAADRAAALLTGRPSALASALTKVTGDIARIPSKDLRTAQAFNAFYFTPALGARPGLARLFSTHPSLEDRLEQLGRISTELGEAAAPEGA; from the coding sequence ATGCGTAGCCGCTTCCGGAGCGATCGAGGGCTCACCATGCGGATGGGGCTCACGCTGTTCCTGCTCGGCCTGTTGTACGTGGCGTTCATCGCGCTGCTGATCGCCCTCCTGCGGTCCTGGGTGCTGGTCGTCGTGATCGCCGGTGTGGCGCTGTGGGCCCAGTTCTGGTTCTCCGACCGGATCGCCCTGTACGCGATGCGGGGCAGGGTCGTGGAGCGAGAGCAGTATCCGGAGTTGCACGCGCTGGTCGACCGGCTGAGCGCCATGGCCGACATGCCCAAGCCCACGGTGGCCGTCTCCGACATGGACATGCCCAATGCCTTCGCCACCGGGCGGAACGCCGACCACGCCGTGGTGTGCGTGACCAGCGGGCTGCTGAGACGACTGGATCCCGCCGAGTTGGAGGGCGTGCTCGCGCACGAGATGTCGCACGTGGCGCACCGGGACGTCGCCGTGATCACCGTGGCCTCCTTCCTCGGGGTCATAGCCGGCCTGATCGTCCGCTTCGCGTTCTACTCCCAGTTGTTCGGCGGCGGGCGCCGCGACCAGAACACCGTCGTCGTCTTCGCCGCCGTGATGGGCGTCTCCGCCGCCGTCTACGCACTGAGCTTCCTGCTGATCAGAGCCCTCTCCCGATACCGGGAGCTGGCAGCGGACCGCGCGGCGGCGCTCCTGACCGGCCGGCCGTCGGCGCTGGCCTCGGCGCTGACCAAGGTCACCGGCGACATCGCCCGGATCCCGAGCAAGGACCTGCGGACGGCCCAGGCCTTCAACGCCTTCTACTTCACCCCGGCGCTCGGCGCCCGGCCCGGACTGGCGCGGCTGTTCTCCACTCACCCGAGCCTGGAGGACCGGCTGGAGCAGCTGGGCAGGATCTCGACGGAACTGGGCGAAGCGGCGGCACCCGAGGGCGCCTGA
- a CDS encoding alpha-amylase family glycosyl hydrolase, giving the protein MSPRHPAVPETTRPPTGARRRDWWRDAVIYQIYPRSFADSDGDGVGDLRGARGRLTHLRDLGVDAVWLSPFYASPQADAGYDVADYRAVDPVFGTLRDAEDLIGEAHRLGLRVIVDLVPNHSSDRHPWFRRALAEGPGSPSRARYHFRPGKGAGGERPPNDWKSVFGGPAWTRVTEPDGTPGEWYLHLFAPEQPDFDWSHPAVADEFRSVLRFWLDLGVDGFRVDVAHGLVKAEGLPDLGSRERLRLLETDAVPYFDQEGVHEIYRSWRRVGDEYTDAPGGECRAEEGRGPGGRVFVAEAWTPTVEGTARYVRPDELHQAFNFEYLTTHWDARALRDVVDRTLAAMRAVKAPATWVLSNHDVTRHATRFGNPPGLGTQLRSAGDRVTGLRRARAATLLMLALPGSAYLYQGEELGLPDVVDLPDEARQDPAFFRGAGQDGFRDGCRVPIPWTRSGPSCGFGSGGAWLPQPENWGELSVEAQTGVPGSTLELYRAALAARRDQPDLGGGDAVEWLRAPEGVLAFRRGEFVCVANTTAESVVLPAHGRILVASGEVTETDGEAKVPGDTTVWWTTSA; this is encoded by the coding sequence ATGAGCCCTCGACACCCCGCGGTCCCCGAGACGACCCGCCCGCCCACCGGCGCGAGGCGCCGCGACTGGTGGCGCGACGCGGTGATCTACCAGATCTACCCCCGCAGTTTCGCCGACTCCGACGGCGACGGCGTGGGTGACCTGCGGGGCGCCCGAGGCCGGCTGACGCACCTGAGGGACCTCGGCGTGGACGCCGTGTGGCTCAGCCCGTTCTACGCCTCCCCCCAGGCGGACGCCGGGTACGACGTCGCCGACTACCGTGCGGTGGACCCGGTGTTCGGCACCCTGCGGGACGCCGAGGACCTGATCGGCGAGGCCCACCGGCTCGGCCTGCGCGTCATCGTCGACCTCGTCCCCAACCACTCGTCGGACCGGCATCCCTGGTTCCGGCGTGCCCTCGCCGAGGGCCCCGGCTCGCCGTCGCGTGCGCGCTACCACTTCCGGCCGGGCAAGGGGGCCGGTGGTGAACGGCCTCCCAACGACTGGAAGTCGGTCTTCGGGGGTCCCGCCTGGACACGGGTCACCGAGCCCGACGGCACCCCGGGGGAGTGGTATCTCCACCTCTTCGCCCCCGAGCAGCCGGACTTCGACTGGAGCCACCCGGCCGTCGCCGACGAGTTCCGCTCCGTGCTCCGATTCTGGCTCGATCTGGGTGTCGACGGGTTCCGCGTGGACGTCGCGCACGGCCTGGTCAAGGCCGAGGGCCTGCCCGACCTGGGATCCCGGGAGCGGCTGCGCCTGCTGGAGACGGACGCCGTGCCCTACTTCGACCAAGAGGGCGTCCACGAGATCTACCGGTCCTGGCGGCGCGTCGGCGACGAGTACACCGACGCGCCGGGAGGCGAGTGCCGTGCGGAGGAGGGGCGGGGGCCGGGCGGGCGCGTCTTCGTCGCCGAGGCGTGGACCCCCACCGTCGAGGGCACCGCCCGCTATGTCCGCCCCGACGAGTTGCACCAGGCGTTCAACTTCGAGTATCTGACCACCCACTGGGACGCCCGCGCGCTGCGCGACGTCGTCGACCGCACGCTGGCCGCGATGCGGGCCGTCAAGGCGCCGGCCACCTGGGTGCTCTCGAACCACGACGTCACGCGTCACGCCACTCGTTTCGGCAACCCGCCCGGCCTCGGCACCCAGCTCCGTTCGGCGGGCGACCGCGTGACGGGCCTGCGTCGCGCCCGGGCCGCCACCCTGCTGATGCTGGCGCTGCCCGGCTCGGCCTACCTCTACCAGGGGGAGGAACTCGGCCTGCCCGACGTCGTCGACCTCCCCGACGAGGCGCGGCAGGACCCCGCCTTCTTCCGAGGCGCCGGCCAGGACGGCTTCCGCGACGGCTGCCGGGTGCCGATCCCCTGGACCCGCTCGGGGCCGTCCTGCGGCTTCGGCTCGGGAGGTGCCTGGCTCCCCCAGCCCGAGAACTGGGGCGAGCTGAGTGTCGAGGCCCAGACGGGCGTGCCGGGCTCCACACTGGAACTCTATCGCGCGGCCTTGGCGGCCCGTCGCGACCAGCCGGACCTGGGAGGGGGCGACGCGGTCGAGTGGCTGCGCGCCCCCGAGGGCGTCCTCGCGTTCCGGCGGGGTGAGTTCGTGTGCGTCGCCAACACCACCGCCGAGTCGGTCGTGTTGCCGGCACACGGTCGGATCCTCGTGGCCAGCGGCGAGGTCACCGAGACCGACGGGGAGGCCAAGGTCCCGGGGGACACCACGGTCTGGTGGACCACCTCCGCCTGA
- a CDS encoding phosphatase PAP2 family protein: protein MGETTVTTTKGRQAALSSSVADEVPTPSANPDGHAPGRRSRHPRAPRLWFEILLVAVSYWTYSLVRNAVPEQRDQALRNAEWLWEAEGRLGIAVEESINHAVNSVTWLIVGMNYYYATLHFVITLAVLVWLYRRHPLRYAPIRTALFATTGVALAGYYLYPLAPPRLMKGDLFVDTVMTHQTWGSMASGDLKNMSNQYAAMPSMHIGWSLWCGLTLFALARVPWVRVLGLLYPALTLVVIVATANHFWLDAVGGMVCLGFGYGVARLWYGPRPRLTTRLAPPRGPRPGRWRGGGPAPPGGGAEVGRRESSTSQAP from the coding sequence ATGGGCGAAACGACCGTGACCACGACGAAAGGCCGCCAAGCGGCACTTTCCTCCTCCGTCGCGGACGAGGTTCCCACCCCCTCCGCGAACCCGGACGGACATGCCCCGGGGCGCCGGTCGCGACATCCTCGCGCGCCGCGCCTGTGGTTCGAGATCCTGCTGGTCGCGGTGAGCTACTGGACGTACTCACTGGTGCGCAACGCGGTCCCGGAGCAACGGGACCAGGCCCTGCGGAACGCCGAGTGGCTCTGGGAGGCCGAAGGGCGACTCGGCATCGCCGTCGAAGAGTCGATCAACCACGCGGTGAACTCCGTGACCTGGCTCATCGTCGGCATGAACTACTACTACGCCACCCTGCACTTCGTGATCACCCTGGCCGTGCTGGTCTGGCTGTACCGTCGGCATCCCCTCCGCTACGCGCCGATCCGCACGGCGTTGTTCGCGACCACGGGCGTGGCCCTGGCCGGCTACTACCTGTATCCGCTGGCGCCGCCGCGGCTGATGAAGGGCGATCTCTTCGTCGACACCGTCATGACGCACCAGACCTGGGGCTCCATGGCATCCGGCGACCTCAAGAACATGTCGAACCAGTACGCGGCGATGCCGTCGATGCACATCGGCTGGTCGCTGTGGTGCGGCCTGACCCTCTTCGCGCTCGCCCGCGTCCCCTGGGTACGCGTGCTGGGTCTGCTCTACCCGGCGCTCACCCTGGTCGTGATCGTCGCCACCGCCAACCACTTCTGGCTGGACGCGGTGGGAGGCATGGTGTGCCTGGGGTTCGGGTACGGGGTGGCCCGACTGTGGTACGGGCCCCGACCTCGCCTCACGACCCGGCTCGCGCCACCGCGCGGTCCACGACCGGGCCGGTGGCGGGGAGGGGGCCCGGCGCCGCCCGGTGGGGGTGCCGAGGTCGGCCGGCGGGAGTCGTCGACGTCTCAGGCCCCGTAG
- a CDS encoding DEAD/DEAH box helicase, which yields MARRPQRPNRRASSPRPTTSSPKEFRLPQSTTPALPAVEDFAALDMPDALLRTLTAQGVTAPFPIQAATLPNSLTGRDLLGRGRTGSGKTLAFGLALLARTAGLRARSKAPLALVLVPTRELAQQVTDALTPYADAVGLRLTTVVGGLSLTRQANALRRGAEVVVASPGRLNDLVERGDCLLDDVRITVLDEADQMTDMGFLPQITRVIERVRPDGQRMLFSATLDHNIDRLVQRFLTDPVVHSVDPSAGAVATMEHHVFHVQDETDKKAVTTRIAARDGRVILFLDTKRSADRLAKRLLSVGVRAAALHGGRSQPQRNRTLEQFKNGQVTALVATNVAARGIHVDDLDLVVNVDPPADHKDYLHRGGRTARAGGSGSVVTLVLPTEKRDVSRLMTHAGIRPRTTRVGSGDAELAEITGAREPSGVAVTIEAPARPAQAPPRSGRKPGAEGGGRSGRRRGSGGRSGSRGSGPRSEAGPAKGGTTSGSGGPRPARRRGRRGDTTR from the coding sequence ATGGCCCGTAGGCCCCAGCGGCCGAACCGGCGCGCCTCGTCACCGCGACCGACCACGTCGTCCCCGAAGGAGTTCCGGCTGCCGCAGAGCACGACGCCGGCTCTGCCCGCCGTCGAGGATTTCGCCGCTCTCGACATGCCCGACGCGCTGCTGCGGACGCTCACCGCCCAGGGTGTGACGGCCCCGTTCCCGATCCAGGCCGCCACCCTGCCCAACTCGCTCACGGGACGGGACCTCCTGGGTCGGGGCCGCACCGGCTCCGGCAAGACCCTGGCGTTCGGACTGGCCTTGCTGGCGCGGACGGCCGGGCTGCGCGCTCGTTCCAAGGCACCACTCGCCCTCGTCCTGGTGCCCACCCGGGAGCTCGCCCAGCAGGTGACGGACGCGCTGACCCCCTACGCGGACGCGGTGGGTCTCCGGCTGACGACCGTGGTGGGCGGTCTGTCGCTGACTCGACAGGCCAACGCGCTGCGGCGTGGCGCCGAGGTGGTCGTGGCGAGCCCCGGCAGGCTCAACGATCTCGTGGAGCGCGGGGACTGCCTGCTCGACGACGTCAGGATCACCGTGCTGGACGAGGCCGACCAGATGACGGACATGGGTTTCCTGCCGCAGATCACCCGGGTCATCGAGCGCGTGCGGCCGGACGGCCAGCGCATGCTCTTCTCGGCCACCCTGGACCACAACATCGACCGGTTGGTGCAGCGGTTCCTCACCGACCCCGTGGTGCACTCGGTCGACCCGTCCGCCGGAGCGGTCGCCACCATGGAGCACCACGTGTTCCACGTCCAGGACGAGACCGACAAGAAGGCCGTGACCACGCGGATCGCGGCCCGGGACGGTCGGGTCATCCTGTTCCTGGACACCAAGCGGTCCGCCGACCGGCTGGCCAAGCGGCTCCTGTCGGTGGGGGTGCGAGCCGCGGCCCTGCACGGAGGTCGCTCGCAGCCGCAGCGCAACCGCACCTTGGAGCAGTTCAAGAACGGACAGGTCACCGCGTTGGTGGCGACGAACGTGGCGGCCCGGGGCATCCACGTCGACGACCTGGACCTGGTCGTCAACGTCGATCCTCCCGCCGACCACAAGGACTACCTGCACCGAGGCGGGCGGACGGCTCGCGCCGGCGGCTCCGGCAGTGTGGTGACGCTGGTCCTGCCGACCGAGAAGCGGGACGTCTCCCGGCTCATGACACACGCCGGAATCCGCCCGCGCACGACCAGGGTCGGCTCCGGGGACGCGGAGCTGGCCGAGATCACCGGGGCGCGCGAGCCCTCCGGGGTCGCGGTGACCATCGAGGCGCCCGCCCGGCCGGCACAGGCGCCACCGCGATCCGGGCGGAAGCCGGGCGCGGAGGGCGGTGGGCGTTCCGGGCGTCGGCGCGGGAGTGGTGGTCGGTCCGGGTCGCGTGGCTCCGGTCCCCGCTCCGAGGCCGGGCCCGCGAAGGGCGGCACGACCAGCGGCTCCGGCGGGCCCCGACCCGCCCGGCGGCGGGGGCGGCGAGGCGACACCACGCGCTGA
- a CDS encoding bifunctional [glutamine synthetase] adenylyltransferase/[glutamine synthetase]-adenylyl-L-tyrosine phosphorylase, whose amino-acid sequence MTAPGRGGSTFARLLRHGFTDPAAAERLLDGPEPAPVRADPVLLEALGRTADPDLALASLARLLEAQTAPADRRELLDTLTTAKPLRDRLLGVLGSSAALGEHLTRHAGDWRILATYEARDLHRGVPEYERELGEAGDAVGLRVAYRRCLLSVAARDVCGTIDVVETAAELAHLATATLRAALRLAEADAPEDAERCRLAVIAMGKCGGRELNYVSDVDVVFVGEAADGVDEAAALPAATRLASRLMRICSETTVEGSIWPVDANLRPEGRNGPLVRTLSSHLAYYQRWAKTWEFQALLKARPVAGDAELGAAYVAALRPLVWQAAERDNFVSDVQSMRRRVVRNIPAAEVERQLKLGPGGLRDVEFAVQLLQLVHGREDASLRSGTTLTALTALAAGGYVGRADAARLGEAYRFLRAMEHRIQLYRLRRTHLVPEEESDLRRLGRSLGMRTDPVPTLLREWRRHATAVRRLHEKLFYRPLLDAVAQLAPGETRLSPTAARERLVALGYEDPAAALRHLEALASGVSRKAAIQRTLLPVLLGWFADSADPDAGLLNFRNVSDALGRTPWYLRLLRDEGAAAENLARVLSAGRLAPDLLMRAPEAVALLGDRDGAGLAPRGRNQLEQEVLAAVRRADGATRAVTAARGVRRRELFRTAAADVVGSHGTDSRPAEADEGALVDRVGGAISDLTAATLAGTLRAVVRDGWGEELPTRFAIIGMGRFGGHEMGYGSDADVLFVHEPRDGVDEREAAEAANRVVAETRRLLASPSADPPLPIDADLRPEGRSGPLVRTLKSYEAYYRRWSLTWESQALLRAEPVAGDEDLGRRFVELVDPLRYPVGGLPDDAVREIRRLKARMETERLPRGADPKLHAKLGPGGLSDVEWTVQSLQLRHGHELPSLRTTRTRRALHAARDAGLLDAERAAVLDEAWVLATRVRNAVMLVRGRAGDTFPSERRELAAVARYLGYGPGHAGDMLDDYRRTARRSRAVVEELFYGA is encoded by the coding sequence ATGACGGCGCCGGGACGTGGCGGCAGTACGTTCGCGCGACTGCTGCGGCACGGTTTCACCGATCCCGCCGCGGCCGAGCGGTTGCTCGACGGCCCGGAGCCGGCACCGGTCCGCGCCGACCCGGTGCTGCTGGAGGCCCTGGGCCGCACCGCCGACCCGGACCTGGCCCTGGCCTCGCTGGCGCGGCTGCTGGAGGCCCAGACCGCCCCCGCCGACCGCCGGGAACTGCTCGACACCCTGACGACGGCCAAGCCGCTGCGGGACCGACTCCTCGGGGTGCTCGGCTCCTCCGCCGCCCTCGGCGAGCACCTCACCCGCCACGCCGGCGACTGGCGGATCCTCGCCACGTACGAGGCGCGGGACCTGCACCGGGGGGTGCCGGAGTACGAGCGGGAGCTGGGAGAGGCCGGCGACGCGGTCGGCCTCCGTGTGGCCTATCGGCGCTGTCTGCTCTCCGTCGCCGCCCGCGACGTGTGCGGCACCATCGACGTCGTCGAGACCGCCGCGGAACTGGCGCACCTGGCCACGGCCACCCTGCGGGCCGCGCTGCGCCTGGCCGAGGCGGACGCGCCGGAGGACGCCGAGCGCTGCCGGCTCGCGGTGATCGCGATGGGCAAGTGCGGCGGTCGAGAACTGAACTACGTGTCGGACGTGGACGTCGTCTTCGTCGGCGAGGCCGCCGACGGCGTGGACGAGGCCGCCGCCCTGCCCGCCGCCACCCGGCTGGCCTCGCGGCTGATGCGGATCTGCTCGGAGACCACCGTCGAGGGCTCCATCTGGCCGGTCGACGCCAACCTCCGCCCGGAGGGCCGGAACGGCCCGCTGGTCCGAACGCTCAGCAGCCACCTCGCCTACTACCAACGCTGGGCCAAGACCTGGGAGTTCCAGGCGCTGCTCAAGGCCCGGCCGGTCGCCGGCGACGCGGAGCTCGGCGCCGCCTACGTCGCCGCCCTGCGCCCCCTGGTGTGGCAGGCCGCCGAGCGGGACAACTTCGTCTCCGACGTGCAGAGCATGCGCCGCCGTGTCGTGCGGAACATCCCCGCCGCGGAGGTGGAACGGCAGCTGAAGCTGGGCCCCGGGGGCCTGCGCGACGTCGAGTTCGCCGTGCAACTCCTGCAACTCGTCCACGGTCGGGAGGACGCCTCCCTGCGCAGCGGGACCACCTTGACCGCGTTGACCGCCCTCGCCGCCGGCGGCTACGTGGGGCGGGCGGACGCGGCGCGACTGGGTGAGGCGTACCGCTTCCTGCGCGCCATGGAGCACCGCATCCAGCTGTACCGACTCCGTCGCACCCACCTCGTCCCCGAGGAGGAGTCCGACCTGCGTCGGTTGGGCCGGTCGCTGGGGATGCGCACCGACCCGGTGCCCACGCTGTTGCGGGAGTGGCGGCGACACGCCACGGCGGTCCGCCGCCTCCACGAGAAGCTCTTCTACCGGCCGTTGCTGGACGCGGTCGCCCAACTCGCCCCGGGGGAGACTCGGCTGTCGCCCACCGCGGCCAGGGAGCGGCTGGTCGCCCTCGGTTACGAGGACCCGGCCGCGGCGCTGCGTCACCTGGAGGCCCTGGCCTCGGGCGTGAGTCGGAAGGCGGCGATCCAGCGGACCCTGCTTCCGGTGCTGCTGGGCTGGTTCGCCGACTCCGCGGACCCGGACGCCGGACTGCTCAACTTCCGCAACGTCTCCGACGCCCTCGGCAGGACACCGTGGTATCTGCGGTTGCTGCGCGACGAGGGCGCCGCGGCCGAGAACCTGGCCCGGGTGCTGTCCGCCGGCCGGCTCGCTCCCGACCTTCTGATGCGCGCCCCGGAGGCGGTGGCGTTGCTCGGCGACCGGGACGGGGCCGGCCTGGCCCCGCGTGGGCGGAACCAACTGGAACAGGAGGTCCTCGCCGCGGTACGGCGTGCCGACGGGGCGACGCGCGCGGTCACCGCCGCGCGGGGGGTGCGGCGGCGCGAGCTGTTCCGGACGGCGGCGGCCGACGTCGTCGGCTCCCACGGCACCGACTCCCGACCCGCCGAGGCCGACGAGGGGGCGTTGGTCGACCGGGTCGGCGGCGCCATCTCCGACCTGACGGCGGCGACGCTCGCGGGAACGCTGCGCGCCGTGGTGCGGGACGGCTGGGGCGAGGAACTCCCCACCCGGTTCGCCATCATCGGCATGGGGCGATTCGGCGGCCATGAGATGGGCTACGGATCCGACGCCGACGTGCTCTTCGTCCACGAGCCCCGGGACGGCGTGGACGAGCGCGAGGCCGCGGAGGCGGCCAACCGCGTCGTGGCCGAGACGCGCCGGCTCCTCGCCTCGCCGAGCGCCGATCCGCCGCTGCCCATCGACGCCGACCTGCGGCCCGAGGGGCGCTCAGGCCCGCTGGTGCGCACCCTGAAGTCGTACGAGGCGTACTACCGGCGTTGGTCGCTGACCTGGGAATCGCAGGCGCTGCTGCGCGCCGAGCCGGTGGCGGGCGACGAGGACCTGGGGCGCCGATTCGTCGAACTGGTGGATCCGCTGCGCTACCCGGTCGGCGGGCTGCCCGACGACGCGGTACGGGAGATCCGGCGGCTGAAGGCCCGCATGGAGACCGAGCGGCTGCCCCGCGGCGCCGACCCCAAGCTGCACGCCAAACTGGGCCCGGGCGGGCTGTCCGACGTCGAGTGGACGGTGCAGTCGCTGCAACTGCGGCACGGCCACGAGCTGCCCTCCCTGCGCACGACTCGCACCAGGCGGGCGCTCCACGCGGCGCGCGACGCGGGCCTGCTGGACGCGGAGCGCGCCGCCGTCCTGGACGAGGCGTGGGTGCTCGCCACTCGTGTACGCAACGCCGTGATGCTGGTGCGCGGCCGGGCCGGCGACACCTTCCCCTCGGAGCGCCGGGAGCTGGCCGCGGTGGCCCGCTACCTGGGCTACGGACCCGGCCACGCCGGCGACATGCTGGACGACTACCGGCGCACCGCCCGCCGCTCGCGCGCGGTGGTGGAGGAGCTGTTCTACGGGGCCTGA
- a CDS encoding TetR/AcrR family transcriptional regulator, whose protein sequence is MTTPVRRRMGVEERRSQLVGVALELFRRRSPEEVSVDEIARAAGVSRPLVYHYFPAKSDLREAALWRAVEESTARLSRTPGDAPAEGLLDVTGCFFDFVEEHGAGYAAFLRSDDAGARPGEGGTVVDALRRAVYEGVLARLGVADPPARLELAVRSWISLTESTALIWSDGRHGPRAEVETQLVHGLVALIAVSAEHDTETDDLLRRSLGDRPRGGPLAGLVGRWAVDGTDRGR, encoded by the coding sequence ATGACCACTCCGGTACGCCGCAGGATGGGAGTCGAGGAACGCCGAAGCCAGTTGGTCGGCGTCGCCCTCGAACTGTTCCGCCGTCGTTCGCCCGAAGAGGTGTCGGTCGACGAGATCGCACGAGCCGCCGGCGTGTCGCGGCCGCTGGTCTACCACTACTTCCCCGCCAAGTCCGACCTGCGCGAGGCGGCGCTGTGGCGGGCGGTGGAGGAGTCGACCGCCCGTCTCTCCCGGACGCCGGGGGACGCGCCGGCCGAAGGCCTGCTGGACGTGACGGGCTGCTTCTTCGACTTCGTCGAGGAACACGGCGCGGGATACGCCGCCTTCCTTCGGTCCGACGACGCCGGGGCGCGGCCGGGCGAGGGCGGCACGGTGGTGGACGCCCTGCGTCGGGCCGTCTACGAGGGTGTTCTGGCGCGCCTGGGGGTCGCGGACCCGCCGGCACGGCTGGAGTTGGCGGTCCGGTCCTGGATCTCGCTGACCGAGTCGACGGCGCTGATCTGGTCGGACGGCCGGCACGGCCCCCGGGCGGAGGTGGAGACCCAACTGGTGCACGGGCTCGTCGCCCTGATCGCCGTCAGCGCCGAGCACGACACGGAGACGGACGACCTGCTTCGCCGCTCCCTCGGGGACCGGCCCCGCGGCGGCCCCCTCGCCGGCCTGGTGGGCCGGTGGGCGGTGGACGGCACGGACCGGGGCCGGTGA